The genomic interval CATCGCCGACGCTTCCGGTAAGTAACCGCTGAACGCTCCCCGCAGGTCGCGGAGAGCACAGCAAACTGACCGGAGACGTTGATGGAACTGTTCGCCACAGACCTGGAAAGGCTGGCGTTTCTACTGGAGGCCGATGCGGCGCTGACTCTCGATCCCGATGTGCTTGGGACCGAGGCCGCCGAACAGTCCGCTCCTGAAGAGCTCCCTCCCGAGAAACGCCCCAAGTACATCACCAACTACATCGGCAGTAAGCAGAAGCTCGTCGACTGGATCTGGAAGCATACCCCGGAAGGCGTTGGCACCGTGCTCGACGCATTTTCGGGGTCTGCGGTCGTGGCCTACATGTACAAGACCAAGGGCCTCCAGGTCATCGCCAACGACCGGCTCCGCTACTGCCACCACGCCGCCAAGGCGATCATCGAGAACAACTCGGTTCGCCTGAGCGAGGACGAGATCGAAGCGCTTCTGGCCGACAACGCCAAGGCGGGCAGCTTCGTCCAGGACAACTTCAAGGGCATCTTCTTCGCAAAGGGCGTCCATGCGCTGATCGACACCATCCGCGCCAACTGCGACAAGCTCTCCGGCTTCAAGAAAGATATCGCTCTGTTCGGCCTTGGCAAGACCTGCATGAGCGGCAAGGGCGGTTTCGGCCACTTCTCGTCCTCCACGGACTATGGCCGCCGCCAGGACACTCCAGACGAGTTCAAGGATCGTCTGCGCAAGAACCTGCAGCGCATCAACGCCCTGGTCTTCGACAACGACAAGGAGAACAAGGCGCACCGGCAGGACATCAACGACCTGCTGCCGAAAGCCAAGGCGGATCTGGCCTACTTCGATCCGCCCTACGCCACCGAGTTTTCGACCACCAACTACGAGCGGGCCTACCACTTTGTGGAGGGGCTCATGACCTATTGGGAAGGGCTCGAAATCAAGGCCGACACCAAGGTCAAGTATTACGAGACCGACCACAAGACCGTCACCAAGGCCAACGCCAGCGAATTCTTCCAGACCTTTCTCGGCAATGCCAAACACATTCCGCACTGGCTGATTTCCTACCGCGATCACGCCTATCCCAACGAGCAGGAGATGAAGCGGATCATCGGCTCATTCGGCAAGCAGAGCCGGATGAAGTCCAAGGATCACCACTACGCCATCACCTCCAAGCACGGCGAGGCTTCCAACGCCAAGGAGCGTCTGTTCGTCTGCGCTCCCGGGGCCAAGGCCAGCGCCGAACGGGAGGAGAAGCCCGTTCCGATGGCCGCTGCCGCGAACTTCCACACCAGCATCCCCGTGGACATCCGGCTGGGCGATGGTGAACGCCTCGCGACCGAGGCCATGGATGTCAGTTCGGCGGGCGACCCCCAGTTCACCTTCGTTCTCTGCCGCACAGGGACCAACAAGAACGGCGACCACTTCACCGCCGAGGAGTTGTCCGGTCGGCACATGACGGCCGTGAACAAGAAGGTCGATCTGCAGCATTCGCAGGAGTTCAACGACATCGTCGGTGGCGTCGTCGCCGCCGACTACCTGGAGGACGACAACGGCGGCCGCGTGGAATGCGTCGGCGAGCTGTACGTCCACGACACCCCGG from Desulfatitalea tepidiphila carries:
- a CDS encoding DNA adenine methylase yields the protein MELFATDLERLAFLLEADAALTLDPDVLGTEAAEQSAPEELPPEKRPKYITNYIGSKQKLVDWIWKHTPEGVGTVLDAFSGSAVVAYMYKTKGLQVIANDRLRYCHHAAKAIIENNSVRLSEDEIEALLADNAKAGSFVQDNFKGIFFAKGVHALIDTIRANCDKLSGFKKDIALFGLGKTCMSGKGGFGHFSSSTDYGRRQDTPDEFKDRLRKNLQRINALVFDNDKENKAHRQDINDLLPKAKADLAYFDPPYATEFSTTNYERAYHFVEGLMTYWEGLEIKADTKVKYYETDHKTVTKANASEFFQTFLGNAKHIPHWLISYRDHAYPNEQEMKRIIGSFGKQSRMKSKDHHYAITSKHGEASNAKERLFVCAPGAKASAEREEKPVPMAAAANFHTSIPVDIRLGDGERLATEAMDVSSAGDPQFTFVLCRTGTNKNGDHFTAEELSGRHMTAVNKKVDLQHSQEFNDIVGGVVAADYLEDDNGGRVECVGELYVHDTPAARLAYKLMKRGIISQVSMECDYQEGECSVCHKRFQNKADYCTHLRKFKGRDFNGQPVFEILHGVTFTGLGLLDRKGADENARILQVASLQSQPDQSQPEGDSTMEDKTKPTDDQAVEAAKKKPAQQENDPARVTDLEKENRQLKAQVAELQKRVQELEAEQKAAACRSRAKKLLTRLEKQGLSFASEENREAELKRLAELSDEAFAATEAAYERLPKSAKADKEEKAADSDPGGKPAAKASTETPLRSDAGVRPHDVDDRKVSLEDRLRDGFMAAYRNRVGE